The following coding sequences are from one Ornithodoros turicata isolate Travis chromosome 1, ASM3712646v1, whole genome shotgun sequence window:
- the LOC135392125 gene encoding uncharacterized protein LOC135392125, giving the protein MQILDLTPEPWFAKFLIVHSEDETKPMAKVSPFTIARDLERTIGKSYNARKLTTGDLQIEVTTRQQSSALLSLDKIADISVTVTTHRTLNIVKGVISESQLLDCSDTEIEEGLKDQGVVTARRIVMRRDGKDIPTRHIVLSFQLHRLPQTIKAGYLNCHVRPYIPNPRRCFKCQRFGHGSQVCRGHAICPKCAGMDHSAESCANEVHCANCKGSHPVYSRSCPRWQEEKEILKMKVTQNISYREAKTQVEFARKGTFSEVVRRGVAPLRKSVETQTSGSPPHTPPTQEKPAESLLPLAPAAEVGSREVLATTSTEVDGELSVWDGLTGGSSQAATHTMDVDDDDCMSQKSSSSLPPNPSPWKEQRTKKGGRGRGSTSLGKHKPPRVTPPT; this is encoded by the coding sequence ATGCAAATCCTCGACTTGACTCCTGAACCTTGGTTTGCGAAGTTCCTCATAGTCCACTCGGAAGATGAGACCAAACCCATGGCTAAGGTATCCCCATTCACTATTGCAAGAGACTTAGAAAGGACAATAGGGAAGTCTTATAATGCTCGAAAGCTGACCACAGGAGATCTCCAAATTGAAGTAACCACAAGGCAACAAAGCTCCGCTCTCCTTTCACTTGACAAAATTGCCGATATATCAGTCACTGTGACCACACACCGAACACTTAACATCGTGAAGGGCGTCATCTCAGAGTCTCAACTCCTTGACTGCTCAGACACTGAGATCGAGGAAGGGCTTAAAGACCAAGGCGTTGTGACGGCGAGGAGAATTGTGATGCGTCGGGATGGTAAAGACATCCCGACGAGGCACAttgtcctttcctttcaattgcACAGGCTTCCTCAGACCATCAAAGCAGGCTATCTTAACTGCCATGTACGTCCGTATATCCCGAATCCGCGAcgctgtttcaagtgccagcgttttggacATGGTTCGCAGGTCTGTCGAGGACACGCGATCTGTCCAAAATGCGCTGGCATGGACCACTCTGCAGAGTCCTGTGCAAACGAAGTCCACTGTGCAAACTGTAAAGGGAGCCACCCAGTCTACTCCAGGTCCTGCCCCCGTTGgcaggaagagaaagaaatactCAAAATGAAAGTAACACAGAATATCTCATACAGAGAAGCAAAGACACAGGTAGAATTTGCCAGAAAAGGCacgttctccgaagtggtgcgccggggagtggcaccactgcggaaatctgtggagacgcagacttctgggtctccaccccacactccccccacACAAGAAAAGCCTGCGGAGAGCTTGCTTCCGCTGGCACCAGCTGCTGAGGTGGGCAGCCGGGAAGTACTGGCCACaacctctacggaggttgatggcgagctgtcagtttgggacgggctcACAGGGGGCTCATCCCAGGCTGCCACACACACGATGgatgttgacgatgatgactgcatgtcgcagaaatcatcaTCAAGCCTTCCCCCCAATCCTTCCCCATGGAAGGAACAGAGAACGAAAAAAGGAGGCCGAGGCAGGGGTAGTACGTCCCTAGGGAAACATAAGCCCCCAAGGGTTACACCTCCCACATAA